The Synechocystis sp. PCC 7509 genome includes a window with the following:
- a CDS encoding sensor histidine kinase encodes MFSPFINKRAFLALVFLTLAALAGNYFTLDLFWGISFLFGSIASLVVLYLFGTPWGVLVTLISSIQTIVLWHHPYAAILLGLEILFIGLFRRQPSNILLVDILYWLIIGMPLGWLFYALVLNLNNTQVLLLLLKKAVNGIANALIANLIITYLPLNKWLHRPQADKKISLQSNILNLLICCLFLPLLVLTLLDSNRVVNHLVSDIQADLELTSSFLSTELQAWHQAHLDRFNKLAQIAVKSNVKSSANLQLSTDLMQQLFPDSYSISIENNLGNQVAFSGNNQNKIIGNSDNKLLIEKAKNTLKPILSSAISDSSLPDSIVNLIVPIVRNKEFLGTVNSNLDLRYFSQLLKINNSNKSWQFTILDSQQRIIASTGTEIETSFARRQEGEFRYINSTMYNWLPSKPNLTPINRWQQSLYGQKISINDTIPWSIVVELPAKSYINYLNSLYINNFGIVLIVGVLAIESAIIVSRKISKPLAKLTDLTNNLPHKLTTREDIEWFYSPIIEIDSLINNFRLMAIALNNKFTEIQNINKSLEEQVQERTKVALRVKMNLINVINQHQQTEVALHETEARYWDLFENANDLIQSVTPEGKFIYVNRAWREALGYNQTEIDNISMLDIIDCDSHAHCIEVFEQVMSGEKIDKVETTFITKFGRKLIVEGSVNCKIVHGKPVSTRSIFRDITERKQAEAEIQHALQKERELGELKSRFINTASHEFRTPLTIILMSARLLEQFNQQASEQQKNLYFERIKAAIKRMNELLNDVLLVGKSESGKTELNSTRLALIKFCQQLIEETQMSTGSHHIINFISQGDDTSAYLDEKLLRHILSNLLSNAIKYSPQGEEVNFKLTCETNQATFEIKDSGIGIPVKDIEQLFNSFHRGSNVKSIPGTGLGLSIVKQYVELHGGTITVNSELGVGTTFTVVLPFIYNHQFHKN; translated from the coding sequence ATGTTTTCTCCCTTTATTAATAAAAGAGCCTTTTTAGCCTTAGTTTTTCTCACTCTAGCAGCCTTAGCAGGCAACTATTTTACCCTCGATTTATTTTGGGGTATATCTTTCCTGTTTGGTAGTATTGCTAGTTTGGTGGTTTTGTACCTTTTTGGTACTCCTTGGGGTGTTTTAGTAACTCTTATTTCTAGTATTCAAACTATAGTTTTATGGCATCATCCTTATGCCGCAATTCTTCTTGGTTTAGAAATTTTATTTATAGGGTTATTCCGTCGCCAGCCTTCAAATATTCTCTTAGTAGATATACTCTACTGGCTGATTATTGGTATGCCTTTAGGTTGGTTATTTTATGCTTTAGTTTTAAACTTAAATAATACGCAAGTTTTACTTTTATTACTTAAAAAAGCAGTAAATGGAATTGCGAATGCTTTAATTGCCAATTTAATAATTACCTACCTACCTCTTAACAAATGGCTGCATCGTCCACAAGCTGACAAAAAAATATCTTTGCAATCAAACATCTTAAATCTATTAATTTGTTGTTTATTTTTACCTTTATTAGTATTGACGCTTTTGGATAGCAATCGCGTTGTAAATCATCTGGTTAGTGATATACAAGCCGATCTTGAACTCACTTCCAGCTTTCTATCTACTGAATTGCAAGCTTGGCATCAAGCTCACTTAGATCGATTTAATAAGTTAGCTCAAATCGCTGTAAAAAGCAACGTTAAGTCTTCGGCAAATTTGCAGCTTAGTACAGATTTAATGCAACAACTATTCCCAGACTCTTACAGTATTAGCATTGAAAATAATCTAGGAAATCAAGTTGCATTTTCTGGAAACAACCAAAATAAAATAATTGGCAACTCAGACAATAAATTACTTATAGAAAAGGCAAAAAATACTTTAAAGCCTATACTTAGTAGCGCAATCAGTGATTCCAGCTTACCCGATTCCATAGTAAACTTAATAGTTCCAATAGTTAGAAATAAAGAATTTTTGGGTACAGTCAATAGTAATTTGGATCTGCGTTACTTCAGCCAATTACTTAAAATAAACAATAGCAATAAATCTTGGCAATTTACTATTCTTGATTCTCAACAACGCATTATTGCTAGTACGGGGACGGAAATAGAAACAAGTTTTGCCCGCCGCCAAGAAGGAGAATTTAGATATATAAACTCAACAATGTATAACTGGTTGCCATCTAAACCAAATTTGACACCTATTAATCGTTGGCAACAATCTTTATACGGTCAAAAAATTAGTATTAATGATACTATTCCCTGGAGCATAGTTGTAGAATTGCCTGCAAAGTCTTATATTAATTACTTAAATTCTCTATACATCAATAACTTTGGTATTGTTTTAATTGTCGGAGTTTTAGCAATAGAGTCAGCAATAATTGTCAGCAGAAAAATATCTAAACCTTTAGCCAAGCTAACCGATTTAACTAATAATTTACCTCATAAACTTACTACTAGAGAAGATATTGAATGGTTTTATAGCCCAATAATTGAAATTGACTCTTTAATAAATAATTTTAGGTTAATGGCGATCGCATTAAATAATAAATTTACCGAAATTCAAAATATTAACAAATCTCTTGAAGAACAAGTGCAAGAGCGGACAAAGGTCGCCCTGCGTGTAAAAATGAATTTGATAAACGTAATCAATCAACACCAACAAACCGAAGTAGCACTACACGAAACTGAAGCAAGGTACTGGGATTTATTTGAAAATGCTAACGATTTAATTCAAAGCGTTACCCCAGAGGGTAAATTTATTTATGTTAATCGTGCTTGGCGAGAAGCTTTAGGTTACAACCAAACAGAAATTGATAATATATCTATGCTAGACATTATTGATTGCGATAGCCATGCTCACTGTATAGAAGTGTTTGAACAGGTAATGTCAGGAGAAAAAATTGATAAAGTTGAAACTACATTTATTACTAAGTTTGGCAGAAAACTTATCGTTGAAGGTAGCGTAAATTGTAAAATTGTGCATGGCAAACCTGTGTCTACTCGGAGTATTTTTCGCGACATTACTGAGCGCAAGCAAGCAGAAGCTGAAATTCAACACGCCTTACAAAAAGAAAGAGAACTTGGCGAACTCAAATCCCGCTTTATTAATACCGCTTCTCATGAGTTTCGCACACCTTTAACTATTATTCTCATGTCTGCTAGGTTGCTAGAACAATTTAATCAGCAAGCCAGCGAACAACAAAAAAACTTATATTTTGAACGCATCAAAGCTGCTATTAAGCGCATGAATGAATTACTAAATGATGTTTTACTTGTGGGTAAGTCAGAATCAGGGAAAACTGAACTTAATTCAACTCGCCTAGCTTTAATCAAGTTTTGCCAGCAATTAATAGAAGAAACACAAATGAGTACAGGTAGCCATCATATTATTAATTTTATTAGTCAAGGTGATGATACTAGCGCTTATTTAGATGAAAAACTCCTCCGTCACATTTTAAGTAACTTACTTTCCAATGCTATTAAATATTCTCCTCAAGGTGAGGAAGTTAATTTTAAGTTAACTTGCGAAACTAATCAAGCAACCTTTGAAATTAAAGATAGTGGTATTGGCATTCCTGTTAAAGATATAGAACAGTTGTTTAACTCTTTTCACCGAGGTAGCAATGTTAAATCAATTCCCGGTACGGGATTAGGATTATCAATTGTGAAACAATATGTAGAATTGCACGGCGGCACAATTACTGTTAATAGTGAATTAGGAGTAGGAACTACATTTACAGTTGTATTACCTTTTATTTACAATCATCAGTTTCATAAGAATTAA
- a CDS encoding cation:proton antiporter, with the protein MGLDLDIYIIDLFVIGFLLLFVTLGSGWIAKLPLSFALIYLVVGITLGPYGFNIVQLRPDANFLERLTEFVVLVSLYSCGLKMNRQLNFWAWRSTVRLIGFLMPITIFAIAAVAHWGLKMEWGIAILLGAILAPTDPVLASEVQLADTDDKDELRFGLTSEGGLNDALAFPFVYFGIHWLEKGNNWQDWFKEWVAVDLIWAVVAGIGMGIIVAKSVVWLQQKLEKYTPVDDLMADFIAIATILLTYSLTEVVYGYGFLAVFVAAIAAQRQYTDEEKHHSQLEFTERIEKLMEVATILILGSLLRVQAIWQYLSVGLLIGGLLLFVIRPVGAWISTIGGHYKPITRLLFGWFGVRGVGSIYYLCYAFGHGLKGSLGEQVAWITYITIVLSVILHGISTTPLMNRYEKLITSRRRKFGQSAPEVEEA; encoded by the coding sequence ATGGGTTTGGATTTAGATATATATATTATCGATCTATTTGTGATTGGTTTTTTGCTACTTTTCGTGACTTTAGGATCGGGCTGGATTGCTAAATTACCGCTTTCTTTTGCCTTAATTTATCTAGTTGTCGGTATTACTCTTGGCCCTTATGGATTTAATATTGTTCAATTGCGACCAGATGCTAACTTTCTGGAGAGATTAACAGAATTTGTTGTTCTGGTATCTTTATATAGTTGCGGATTGAAAATGAATCGGCAGCTAAACTTTTGGGCTTGGCGTTCAACGGTGCGGCTAATTGGCTTTTTGATGCCTATTACCATTTTTGCGATCGCAGCAGTTGCCCATTGGGGTTTAAAAATGGAATGGGGAATTGCGATATTACTAGGGGCAATTCTTGCGCCTACAGACCCCGTACTAGCTTCAGAAGTTCAGCTAGCCGATACCGATGACAAAGATGAATTGCGTTTTGGCTTAACTTCCGAAGGTGGCTTAAACGATGCTTTAGCTTTCCCCTTTGTCTATTTTGGGATTCATTGGCTAGAAAAAGGTAATAACTGGCAAGACTGGTTTAAAGAATGGGTGGCGGTAGACCTAATCTGGGCAGTAGTTGCGGGTATAGGAATGGGAATTATTGTTGCTAAATCCGTCGTTTGGCTACAACAAAAGCTAGAAAAGTATACACCTGTAGATGATTTGATGGCAGATTTTATTGCGATCGCCACAATTTTGCTTACTTATTCTCTAACAGAAGTTGTCTACGGCTACGGATTTCTAGCGGTTTTTGTCGCGGCTATAGCAGCACAAAGGCAATATACAGACGAAGAAAAACATCATTCTCAACTTGAATTTACAGAACGAATTGAGAAATTGATGGAAGTAGCGACAATTTTAATTTTAGGTTCGCTGTTGCGCGTCCAAGCAATTTGGCAATATTTAAGCGTTGGTTTGTTAATTGGCGGCTTGTTGCTATTTGTAATTCGCCCGGTGGGGGCTTGGATTAGTACCATCGGCGGTCATTACAAACCCATTACTCGCTTGTTATTTGGCTGGTTTGGGGTGCGCGGGGTCGGTTCTATTTATTACTTATGTTATGCGTTTGGGCATGGCTTGAAAGGGTCTTTGGGCGAACAAGTTGCCTGGATTACCTACATTACTATTGTGCTGTCGGTCATTTTGCACGGTATTAGCACAACGCCACTGATGAATCGTTACGAGAAATTGATAACTAGCCGCCGTAGAAAGTTTGGTCAATCTGCGCCAGAAGTTGAGGAAGCTTAA
- a CDS encoding FAD-binding oxidoreductase: MNATYSQINTLVSPKNCCQWENLDFTKQKEITQAFASSHNPHCIIYPQNPPELAAVIAYAYNNNRKILLCSGGSKLGWGGLVQNADIVVSTEGLNQIIEHAIGDLTVTVEAGTKFADLQAVLAKSGQFLPLDPTSPESATIGGIIATADTGSLRQRYGGVRDLLLGITFVRADGQIATAGGQVVKNVAGYDLMKLFTGSYGTLGAICQATLRVYPLPEASETVVLTGDVANLTQATKTLRASALTPAKFDLLSPQLVTNLQLGEGMGLIASFASLKESVKQQSATLVEVGKQLGLQSAVYADKEEVSLWDRLQQQMRQSDVEQITCKIGVLPSAAVEVLLQLDSISGGKSLIHALSGLGMWKCAADTTVAEILKMRSHCQSNGGFLTILEAPINCKQQLDVWGYSGNSLELMRKIKHQFDPKNVFNPHRFVGGI; this comes from the coding sequence ATGAATGCGACTTATTCTCAAATAAACACTCTAGTTAGCCCAAAAAATTGTTGCCAGTGGGAAAACCTAGACTTTACCAAACAAAAAGAAATAACTCAAGCTTTTGCATCTTCTCATAATCCACACTGTATTATTTATCCCCAAAATCCGCCAGAACTAGCCGCAGTTATTGCCTATGCATACAATAACAACAGAAAAATTTTACTTTGTAGCGGTGGTAGCAAACTTGGCTGGGGTGGGTTGGTACAAAATGCGGATATAGTTGTGAGTACCGAAGGCTTAAACCAAATTATTGAACACGCTATAGGCGATTTAACAGTAACAGTAGAAGCTGGAACTAAATTTGCTGACTTGCAGGCTGTTTTAGCAAAATCTGGGCAATTTCTCCCCCTCGACCCCACCAGCCCCGAATCAGCTACTATTGGAGGTATTATCGCTACGGCGGACACTGGTTCGCTGCGCCAACGCTACGGTGGAGTCAGAGATTTATTACTAGGTATTACCTTTGTGCGCGCCGATGGACAGATTGCGACGGCGGGAGGACAGGTAGTAAAAAATGTTGCCGGATACGACTTAATGAAGCTATTTACTGGTTCTTACGGTACATTAGGGGCGATTTGTCAAGCAACTTTGCGAGTTTATCCGTTACCAGAAGCGTCAGAAACCGTTGTATTGACAGGAGACGTAGCAAATCTTACCCAAGCAACAAAAACTCTCCGCGCTTCGGCTTTAACCCCTGCTAAATTCGATTTATTGTCACCCCAGTTAGTCACCAATTTGCAACTAGGGGAGGGGATGGGATTAATTGCTAGTTTTGCCAGCTTAAAGGAAAGCGTAAAACAACAGTCAGCAACTCTTGTAGAAGTTGGGAAACAGTTAGGTTTGCAAAGTGCTGTTTATGCAGATAAAGAGGAAGTTAGCCTCTGGGATAGACTACAGCAGCAAATGCGCCAATCTGATGTAGAGCAAATTACTTGTAAAATCGGCGTGTTACCATCTGCGGCTGTAGAAGTATTGCTGCAACTTGATAGTATCAGTGGGGGGAAAAGCTTAATTCACGCACTTAGTGGGTTAGGGATGTGGAAATGTGCAGCCGATACTACCGTAGCAGAGATTTTAAAAATGCGATCGCACTGTCAAAGCAACGGCGGTTTTCTTACAATATTAGAAGCACCCATTAATTGCAAGCAACAGCTAGATGTGTGGGGTTACTCTGGTAACTCTTTGGAATTGATGCGTAAAATCAAACATCAATTTGACCCCAAGAATGTATTTAATCCTCACCGTTTTGTTGGCGGAATTTAG
- a CDS encoding (Fe-S)-binding protein, whose protein sequence is MQTEDTNNNIATLSSINGFDEQNPPNPKLIDTCVHCGFCLSTCPSYRVIGKEMDSPRGRIYLMDAINKGEISLNEATVEHFDSCLGCLACVTTCPSGVQYDKLLVATRPQIERNYPRSLPDKLIRQIIFSLFPYPDRLRFLLAPLLVYQKLGLQKIVRATNLLKIVSPRLAAMESILPKVTFKAFQNNLPTVIPAQGKKRYRVGMILGCVQRLFFSPVNEATVRVLTANGCEVVIPESQGCCAALPEHQGQKQQAQSLARQMIDSFADTEVDAIIINAAGCGHTLKEYGHILEDDAEYKEKAQEFASKVKDVQEFLVTVGLTAKLLPITEETLTLVYQDACHLLHGQKISVQPRQLLKQIPQVKLVEPIDAALCCGSAGVYNMLQPEIAEELGNQKVENLLNTGADLIASANPGCTLQINKHLKMQGKKIDVIHPIELLDFSIRGIKLQK, encoded by the coding sequence ATGCAAACCGAAGATACTAATAATAACATTGCAACTCTAAGTAGTATTAATGGTTTTGACGAACAAAACCCACCCAATCCTAAACTAATTGATACTTGCGTTCATTGTGGTTTTTGCCTTTCTACCTGTCCAAGTTACAGAGTAATTGGTAAAGAGATGGATTCCCCCAGAGGTAGAATTTATTTAATGGATGCTATCAACAAAGGGGAAATCTCTTTAAACGAAGCTACCGTAGAACATTTTGATTCTTGCTTAGGTTGTCTTGCTTGCGTGACAACTTGCCCATCGGGGGTACAGTATGACAAATTATTAGTTGCAACTCGTCCGCAAATTGAGCGAAACTACCCCCGAAGTTTGCCCGATAAACTAATTAGACAAATCATTTTTTCTTTATTTCCTTACCCTGATAGATTGCGCTTTTTGCTTGCGCCTTTATTGGTGTATCAAAAGCTAGGCTTACAAAAAATTGTCCGTGCTACAAACTTACTTAAAATAGTATCTCCTCGCCTAGCTGCGATGGAATCAATTTTACCAAAAGTTACTTTTAAAGCCTTTCAAAATAACTTACCTACAGTTATTCCCGCCCAAGGTAAAAAACGTTATCGTGTAGGGATGATTTTAGGCTGCGTACAACGCTTATTTTTCTCGCCAGTTAATGAGGCGACAGTGAGAGTTTTAACGGCTAATGGTTGTGAAGTGGTAATTCCTGAAAGTCAAGGTTGTTGCGCCGCACTTCCCGAACATCAAGGACAAAAGCAGCAGGCGCAAAGCTTGGCGAGACAAATGATTGATAGTTTTGCAGATACGGAAGTTGATGCGATAATTATTAACGCTGCTGGTTGCGGACATACTTTAAAAGAATACGGACATATCTTAGAAGATGACGCAGAATACAAAGAAAAAGCTCAAGAATTTGCAAGTAAAGTTAAAGATGTTCAAGAGTTTTTAGTAACAGTAGGATTGACGGCGAAATTGCTGCCAATTACTGAGGAAACATTAACACTTGTTTATCAAGATGCGTGTCATTTACTGCACGGTCAAAAAATTAGCGTCCAGCCGCGTCAATTATTAAAACAAATTCCTCAAGTCAAGCTAGTTGAACCTATTGATGCGGCTTTATGTTGTGGTAGTGCGGGAGTTTATAATATGCTGCAACCGGAAATTGCGGAGGAGTTGGGAAACCAAAAAGTTGAAAATCTCCTTAATACTGGTGCAGATTTAATTGCTTCAGCTAATCCTGGCTGTACTTTGCAAATAAATAAACATTTAAAAATGCAAGGTAAAAAAATAGATGTAATTCACCCAATAGAATTATTAGATTTTTCAATTCGGGGAATAAAGTTACAAAAATAA
- a CDS encoding Uma2 family endonuclease — translation MNWQEVCADTALQNIPYKIELNRWGQIVMSPAKNKHSIYQGLIQSLIQSLVKEGLTYPACPIQTEDNVKVADVIWISKKRYQQIKNDDVCSIAPEICIEIKSSSNTLEEMKFKKELYFKAGATEFWLCNEKGEMSFYSKDGQMINSVIVPNFPNSIQI, via the coding sequence ATGAACTGGCAAGAAGTTTGTGCAGATACAGCATTGCAAAATATCCCTTATAAAATTGAGCTTAATCGTTGGGGACAAATTGTAATGAGTCCAGCGAAAAACAAGCATTCAATTTATCAAGGTTTAATTCAGTCTTTAATTCAATCACTGGTTAAAGAAGGTTTAACTTATCCAGCGTGTCCAATTCAAACGGAAGATAATGTAAAAGTAGCTGATGTGATATGGATTTCTAAAAAGCGATATCAACAAATCAAAAATGATGATGTTTGTTCAATTGCGCCAGAAATTTGCATTGAAATAAAATCATCTAGCAATACATTGGAAGAAATGAAGTTTAAAAAAGAGCTTTATTTTAAAGCTGGTGCGACAGAATTTTGGTTATGTAACGAAAAGGGGGAAATGAGTTTTTATAGTAAAGATGGACAGATGATAAATTCAGTGATTGTGCCAAATTTTCCTAACTCCATCCAAATCTAA
- a CDS encoding cytochrome P450 translates to MKLPDGPKTLPFIQMLQWISNPLEFMDNCSQRYGDCFTVRLANFKPMVFFSNPQAIEQIFTSNLGQFDSGRANSVLQPWVGDKSLLLLDGRSHQRQRKLLTPPFHGDRMKSYGEMICNITEQVISTWQIDKPFSVRSAMQEISLSVILQTVFGLQEGDRTEKLKRLLTSLLDMTSSPLSSSLVFFKALQQDLGAWSPWGRFVRQRAQIDEIIYAEICDRRQHPDSSRVDILSLLMSAIDENGEPMSDVELRDELLTLLVAGHETTASALTWALYWIHHLPEVKSKLLDDLATVGNLDFNAIAKLPYLNAVCQETLRIYPIAMLAFFRIANAPINIMGQEFEPETVLTPCIYLTHHRLDLYPEPNQFKPERFLERQFSKSEYIPFGGSNRLCIGMAFALYEMKLVLATVMSRYSLAISGNQTVKPVRRGITLAPSGGKWLVAKQRHTSRELVSSQKT, encoded by the coding sequence ATGAAATTACCTGATGGCCCTAAAACTTTGCCTTTTATCCAAATGCTGCAATGGATTAGTAACCCTTTAGAATTTATGGATAATTGCAGCCAGCGTTACGGCGACTGTTTTACAGTCCGGTTGGCTAACTTTAAACCGATGGTGTTTTTTAGCAATCCTCAAGCCATTGAGCAGATTTTTACAAGCAATTTAGGGCAATTTGACTCTGGTAGAGCAAATTCTGTTTTACAGCCTTGGGTAGGCGATAAATCTTTGCTATTACTCGATGGGCGCAGCCACCAAAGGCAAAGAAAGCTACTTACACCGCCCTTTCATGGCGATCGCATGAAGTCTTACGGCGAGATGATTTGCAATATTACCGAACAAGTAATTAGCACTTGGCAAATTGACAAACCTTTCTCTGTGCGATCGGCTATGCAGGAAATTTCTCTATCAGTTATTTTACAAACAGTGTTTGGCTTGCAAGAAGGCGATCGCACAGAGAAACTTAAGCGGCTTTTAACCTCACTCCTTGATATGACTTCTTCGCCACTAAGTTCTAGCTTAGTTTTCTTTAAAGCCTTACAGCAAGATTTGGGTGCGTGGAGTCCTTGGGGGCGTTTTGTTCGCCAAAGAGCGCAAATAGATGAGATTATTTATGCTGAGATATGCGATCGCCGTCAACACCCCGATTCGTCGAGGGTAGATATTCTGAGTTTGCTAATGTCAGCTATTGACGAAAACGGCGAACCAATGAGCGATGTAGAATTACGCGACGAGTTGCTAACTTTACTGGTTGCAGGTCACGAAACTACAGCTTCAGCTTTAACTTGGGCGTTGTACTGGATTCACCATTTACCAGAAGTCAAAAGTAAACTATTGGATGATTTGGCTACAGTAGGAAATTTAGATTTTAATGCAATTGCCAAACTTCCCTATCTAAATGCCGTTTGTCAAGAGACGCTGCGAATTTACCCGATCGCTATGCTGGCATTTTTCCGCATTGCTAATGCTCCCATCAATATTATGGGGCAAGAGTTTGAACCTGAAACTGTGCTTACTCCCTGCATTTACTTAACTCACCACCGCCTAGACCTTTACCCAGAACCCAACCAATTTAAGCCAGAGCGCTTTTTAGAGCGGCAATTTTCTAAGTCAGAATACATCCCCTTTGGTGGTAGCAATCGGCTCTGTATTGGCATGGCATTCGCCTTATACGAAATGAAATTGGTGCTGGCAACGGTAATGTCCCGCTATAGTTTGGCGATTTCTGGAAATCAAACAGTAAAACCTGTACGTCGCGGGATTACCTTAGCGCCTTCCGGCGGTAAGTGGTTGGTAGCAAAGCAGCGTCATACTTCTAGAGAACTTGTTAGTAGCCAAAAAACTTAG